The DNA region CTATATTGGCGATGTCGGCGAAGTTGGACCGCAGTTGCTCTTGATAGGCGTCGTCCAGGGGCAGGCGCCATGCAGGATCGGCAGCCGCCCGGCCGGCACGCAGCAGGCTGTCGGCCAAGTCGTCGTCTTTGCTGAATAAGCCCGAATTGACATTGCCCAGCGCCACCACGCAGGCACCCGTCAGGGTGGCGATGTCGATGACCGCTGCGGGCTTGAAGCGCTCGGCATAGGTGAGCGCGTCGCACAGCACCAGGCGGCCTTCGGCGTCGGTATTCAGGATCTCGATCGTGAGGCCCGACATACTGGTGACGACGTCGCCGGGCTTGTTGGCCCGGCCGCTGGGCAGATTTTCGCAAGCGGGGATAATGCCGATGACTTCGCGGTTAAGTTCCAGTTGGGCGACCGCGCGCAAGGTGCCCAGTACACTGGCGGCACCGCACATGTCGTACTTCATCTCGTCCATATTGGCGGCCGGCTTGATCGAAATGCCGCCCGAATCGAAGGTGATGCCTTTGCCCACCAGCACGATAGGCGCCTTGCGATCCTTGGCTGCCGGCCGGCGGCCGGCTGGGGTGTGCTTCAGGACGATGAAGGCGGGGGGCTCGTAGGAGCCGCGTGCAACTGACAGAAAGGAGCCCATATTGAGCGCCTCGAGTTGCTTGCGCTCTAGGACTTCGGCCTTCAGGGTCGTGAATTGCTTGGCCAGTTGCTTGGCGGTTTTGCCCAGATAGCTGGGTGTGCAGACATTGGGGGGAAGGTCGCCCAGCATGCGGGCCAGGTTGATCCCTTCGCCCAGAGCCTGGCCTTCGGACAGACCTTGCTGGGCTTCGGCGGCCTGCCCGCGGGCGGTCCAGATGGCGATCTTGCGCAGGCGTGGGCCGGCTTCACGGCTCTTGCCCAAGGTGGCATCGTAATGGTAGCCGGCACGGGTGCCGGCCGATGCGGCTGCACGGGCGCGTGTGCGTAGGGTAGTATCGGGGCATTCGATGGATGCCAGCGTGGAAACGCCTTCGGTCAGGCCGGCAGCGGCGCAGTATTGGGCGAAGACCAGTTCGGCGCTGCCATGTGCCGTGGCGTTGTAGTTTTCTTGCTTGCCCAGTCCCACCAATACGATTCTTGCAGCAGACACACCCGGAATATCGCGCAGCACGGCGTGGGTATTGCTCTTGCCTTTGAACTCCGTCTTGGTGACGGCGCGCAAGGCGCCCGCTCCAGCGCGGTCGATGACGTCGGCGGCGGGGCTGAGCACGCCGTCCGTGAAAACACCAACGGCCAGGGCGGCGGTCTTGATCTGGTGCAAGGAAGCAGTGGTCTGTGTGCTAAATTCCATTCGAGTTCCCAAGAGTGTCCAAAAGATGCTTATGATTATCCCGCATATTCTCTCATGTCACTATTCAAGCGTTCCGTCGTATCCGAAATCCTGAGCCATGCTGGCGTGGTGTTCTCCACCCTGCTTGTTGTTTGGCTCAGTGTGCTGCTGGTGCGACTGCTCGGAGAAGCGGCGAACGGTTCGATAGGCGCGGACGTCGTCTTTGGTCTGGCGACCTTTTCCAGCATCACGGCCTTGCCCGTCATTTTGTCGGTATCACTCTTTATTGCGGTGCTTACCACCATCACGCGAAACTTCAGGGAATCCGAGATGGTCGTGTGGTTCGCCAGCGGCCTGTCCTTGAAGGATTGGGTCGGCCCGGTGTTGCGCTGCGCCGTGCCCGTGGCCCTGATCATTGCCGTGCTGACGCTGCTGGCATCCCCCTGGGCCTATCGCCAGATCAGCGAGTATCGGCAACGCTATGAGCAGCGCTCCGATTTGTCCAAGGTGACAGCCGGCCAGTTTATCGAGACTGAAGGCGGCGACCGTGTGTTTTTTGCCGAGGAGCCTACCCGGCCCGGCGAAGAAATGGGTAATGTGATCGCTCGGGTCATCGATGAAGAATGGCTTAGCGTCATTACCGCGCAAAGCGCGCGCATCCAGACCGAAGAGAACGGTGATCGCTTCCTGGTGCTCAGTGAAGGGCACCGCTACGATCTGCAGCCGGGCAAGGCTGATTTTCGCCTGATTGATTTCGAGCGCTATGGCTTTCGACTCGAAAGCAAGGCGGAAGCGGGCTCGATAGACGCCGTCCGGGCACTGGCCGAGAGCGAAATCAAGGCCAGGCCCACCGCGCAGCTGCTTCTGGACGACAACGATACCGCCCGCTCGCAGATCATGTGGCGTCTGGCGCTGCCTCTGGCTGCGCTCAACCTGGCCTTGCTTGCCATCCCCCTGGGAGCCGTCAACCCACGGCTGGGTCGCTCTGGCGACTTCCTGATCGCTGGCTTGGTGGGCCTGCTGTACATGAACTTGATCAACCTGTCGCGCGGCTGGATAGGCAACGGCCAGCTCAGTTTCGGCATAGGGATCTGGCTGGTCCATGCCGCATTTACCGCGCTGATGGTCTATATGATGTGGCGCAAGTTACGGGTCAAGGCGCCGCGACGATCTGCGCAGAACGTCGCCACCGCGACTGGTCCCTAGCCGCTGTCGCGGGGCAGGTATTGCAGCGTGCCGGCCTGCCCGTACAGCAGCGGCTGGTTCAGCTGCACCGATTTCTTCAGGAAGTCCCATAGCGCCATCACACGATTGGAATAGCGCAGGTCTTCATGGCAATACATCCAGAAGCTGCGCGTCACTTCGACATGATCGTCCAGCACCACTTGCAGGCGCGGATCCTGGGCAGCGATGAAGCAGGGCAGGATGGCCAGCGATTGCCCTTGCAGTGCGGCATGATATTGCGCAATGACGCTGGTGCTTTTGAAGATCACGCGCTGGGTTGCCACGATATCTTCCAGATAGCGCAGCCTATCGCTGAACAGCAGTTCCTCCACGTAACCAATGAAACTATGCGCGGCCAGGTCTTCCGGCGTTTTGATGGCGGGCGCGGCATCCAGATAGGCCTTGCTGCCGTACAGCTTCAATGCGTAGTCGTGCAGCTTGGTACACAGATAGGGCCCGCGCTGCGGGCGTTCCAGTGAAATGGCAATGTCGGCTTCGCGTTTGGACAGACTGATGAACCGGGGCACCGGCATGATGTCCAGCGTGATGGCGGGGTAGCGCCGCTGGAAGTCTGTCATCAGTGGCGCCAGCACGTAATTACCGAAGCCTTCCGTGCAACCCACCCGCAAGTGGCCGGATAGCGTCCGCGATTGGCCCGACACCGCCTCTTGCGCCGTGATCAATGTGCCTTCCATCTGCTCGGCATACGTAAAGAAACGCACGCCTTCCTCGGTTAGCGTAAAGCCGGTGGACTTGGATTTGTCGAACAGCACAGTGTCCAGGTCGCGCTCGAGCGCACGGATGCGGCGCGATACGGTGGTGTGCTGCACGCCCAGGCGCTGCGCCGCCGCGCTGACACGCTGCGTGCGGGCCACTTCCAGAAAATAGCGCAGTCCGTCCCAATCGAGCATGAAATCCGTTGTGCATTAATTAGCATTGAATGTGCAAATATTCTCGTGGAAATAAGTTTTTTACACAACTACACTCGGGAAAGCGGCTGACACAAGCCGCCCTTCAGTGCCCCGAAGCACACCGAAGACGTGCCTCGCCGCACCCAAAACCATAAGACAACGGAGACCAGCATGAAAAAATTTGCGACGTTCCTGGCGGCGGGCTTGTGTTGTGCGCTTGCCGGATCTGCATATGCCGAAGCGCCGCCGGTGAAGATCGGCATACTGACCGACATGTCCGGCACCTATGCGTCCATGGGGGGGGCCGGATCCGTGGCCGCCGCCAAGCTTGCCATAGAAGACTGCCTGGCAGCTGAATGCAAGGGCATGGATATCCAAGTGGTGTCGGCCGACAACCAGAACAAGGCCGATGTGGGTGCCGCCAAGGCGCGCGAATGGTTTGACCGTGACGGCGTGACCGCTATTGCCGACTTGACCAATTCTGCCGTGGCCCTGGCGGTGCAAGGCATCGCCAAAGAGAAAAACAAAGTGGTCATGTTCTCGGGCCCGGCAACCACGGGCTTGACCAACGATGCCTGCTCGCCTGTGGGGTTCCACTGGATGTTCGATGTGTATTCCCAATCGGTGGGTGGCGTCAAAGCCATGATCGATAAGGGCGGCAAGTCATGGTTCTTCATCACCGTTGACTACGCTTTCGGCCATTCGCTGCAGAAGGGCTCGGAAGACATGGTCAAGGCGCTGGGCGGCACGGTGGTGGGCTCGGTACTGCATCCGCTTAACGTGCCTGACTTCGCTTCCTACCTGTTGCAGGCACAAAGTTCGAAGGCCGACGTCGTGGCCTTTGCCAACAGCGGCGCCGACGTCGTGAACGCCATCAAGCAGGCGAGGGAATTCGGCATCGTTGAAGGCGGACAGCGTCTGGCGTCCTTGCTGATATTCCTGTCCGACTTGCGCGCGCTGGGCCTGGAGAATGCGCAGGGCCTGACTTACGTCGATGGCTTCTATTGGGATTTCGATGACGACACACGCGCCTGGTCGGATCGTTATGCCCAGGCCTTCGATGGCTTGAAACCGACCATGACCCACGCCGGCGTGTATTCCAGTGTCTTGCATTATCTCAAGGCAGTCGCGGCAACGCAGTCTACCGAAGGCGATGTGGTTGCGGCAAAGATGCGCGAAATCCCCATCGACGATGCCGTCATGCGCAACGCGTCGATCCGGCCGGACGGACGTGTCATACACGACATGTATTTATATGAAGTGAAAACGCCGGCCGAGTCGTCCAGCGAATGGGACCTGTCCAAGCTGGTGGCGACCATACCCGCCCAGGAAGCCTTTCAGCCGCTGGCCAAGTCAAGCTGCCCGCTGGTGAAGAAAAGTTGATTCATTACGCATCATGAATGCGCCAAGGAGACCTTAATGAGTGCAGTTCCCCGTATCCCGCTGCTGATCGGCGGCGAGCTTGTGCAGTCCAAAACCACCGAATGGCGCGATGTCGTGAATCCCGCCACCCAGGAGGTGGTCGCGCAAGTTCCTTTTGCGACCCAACAAGAGCTGGAACAGGCGGTCGCCAATTCCAAGGAAGCTTTCCAGACCTGGCGCAATACCAGCCAGGCGACGCGCACCCGCGTGATGCTTAACTTGCAAAAACTGGTGCGCGACAATGTCGAGGCCTTGGCGAAATCGATCTCGCTGGAACATGGCAAGACCTTGCCCGACGCCGAAGGCGAAGTGCATCGCGGCCTGGAGGTCATCGAGCATGCTTGCGCGATGGCCTCGTTGCAATTGGGCGAATACGCCGAGAATGCCGCCACAGGTATCGACGTATACACACTGATTCAGCCGCTGGGCGTATGCGCCGGCATTAC from Pollutimonas thiosulfatoxidans includes:
- a CDS encoding leucyl aminopeptidase, yielding MEFSTQTTASLHQIKTAALAVGVFTDGVLSPAADVIDRAGAGALRAVTKTEFKGKSNTHAVLRDIPGVSAARIVLVGLGKQENYNATAHGSAELVFAQYCAAAGLTEGVSTLASIECPDTTLRTRARAAASAGTRAGYHYDATLGKSREAGPRLRKIAIWTARGQAAEAQQGLSEGQALGEGINLARMLGDLPPNVCTPSYLGKTAKQLAKQFTTLKAEVLERKQLEALNMGSFLSVARGSYEPPAFIVLKHTPAGRRPAAKDRKAPIVLVGKGITFDSGGISIKPAANMDEMKYDMCGAASVLGTLRAVAQLELNREVIGIIPACENLPSGRANKPGDVVTSMSGLTIEILNTDAEGRLVLCDALTYAERFKPAAVIDIATLTGACVVALGNVNSGLFSKDDDLADSLLRAGRAAADPAWRLPLDDAYQEQLRSNFADIANIGGPPAGAVTAACFLSRFTSSYPWAHLDIAGTAWRGGKEKGASGRPVPLLVHYLIEQAN
- the lptF gene encoding LPS export ABC transporter permease LptF — its product is MSLFKRSVVSEILSHAGVVFSTLLVVWLSVLLVRLLGEAANGSIGADVVFGLATFSSITALPVILSVSLFIAVLTTITRNFRESEMVVWFASGLSLKDWVGPVLRCAVPVALIIAVLTLLASPWAYRQISEYRQRYEQRSDLSKVTAGQFIETEGGDRVFFAEEPTRPGEEMGNVIARVIDEEWLSVITAQSARIQTEENGDRFLVLSEGHRYDLQPGKADFRLIDFERYGFRLESKAEAGSIDAVRALAESEIKARPTAQLLLDDNDTARSQIMWRLALPLAALNLALLAIPLGAVNPRLGRSGDFLIAGLVGLLYMNLINLSRGWIGNGQLSFGIGIWLVHAAFTALMVYMMWRKLRVKAPRRSAQNVATATGP
- a CDS encoding LysR family transcriptional regulator, translating into MLDWDGLRYFLEVARTQRVSAAAQRLGVQHTTVSRRIRALERDLDTVLFDKSKSTGFTLTEEGVRFFTYAEQMEGTLITAQEAVSGQSRTLSGHLRVGCTEGFGNYVLAPLMTDFQRRYPAITLDIMPVPRFISLSKREADIAISLERPQRGPYLCTKLHDYALKLYGSKAYLDAAPAIKTPEDLAAHSFIGYVEELLFSDRLRYLEDIVATQRVIFKSTSVIAQYHAALQGQSLAILPCFIAAQDPRLQVVLDDHVEVTRSFWMYCHEDLRYSNRVMALWDFLKKSVQLNQPLLYGQAGTLQYLPRDSG
- a CDS encoding ABC transporter substrate-binding protein; translated protein: MKKFATFLAAGLCCALAGSAYAEAPPVKIGILTDMSGTYASMGGAGSVAAAKLAIEDCLAAECKGMDIQVVSADNQNKADVGAAKAREWFDRDGVTAIADLTNSAVALAVQGIAKEKNKVVMFSGPATTGLTNDACSPVGFHWMFDVYSQSVGGVKAMIDKGGKSWFFITVDYAFGHSLQKGSEDMVKALGGTVVGSVLHPLNVPDFASYLLQAQSSKADVVAFANSGADVVNAIKQAREFGIVEGGQRLASLLIFLSDLRALGLENAQGLTYVDGFYWDFDDDTRAWSDRYAQAFDGLKPTMTHAGVYSSVLHYLKAVAATQSTEGDVVAAKMREIPIDDAVMRNASIRPDGRVIHDMYLYEVKTPAESSSEWDLSKLVATIPAQEAFQPLAKSSCPLVKKS